In one window of Erwinia tasmaniensis Et1/99 DNA:
- a CDS encoding type II toxin-antitoxin system YafO family toxin, with amino-acid sequence MGCKISRSQALAEVISQFAFTALPIEEFEQYKRECLDYYDIPAPPIHIQLQHPAHIDTIGRDKLMERPPTARAEDLHHVHIWQEGCCWEDEHGLKVQWASTSDSYVVYSYFIDRDKDHHFYVIDYCQDAAHALIEDRCQILAWIEQAKKFRLQNI; translated from the coding sequence ATGGGATGCAAAATAAGCCGATCGCAAGCGCTGGCAGAAGTGATAAGTCAGTTCGCTTTTACCGCTCTCCCCATTGAAGAATTTGAGCAGTACAAACGGGAATGCCTTGATTATTATGATATTCCCGCTCCTCCTATCCATATTCAGTTGCAGCACCCTGCGCATATCGACACTATAGGTCGCGACAAGCTTATGGAGCGCCCCCCGACGGCCAGAGCCGAAGATTTGCACCATGTACATATCTGGCAGGAGGGCTGCTGTTGGGAAGATGAACATGGACTCAAGGTTCAATGGGCCTCAACAAGCGACAGCTACGTGGTTTATTCCTACTTTATTGATCGCGACAAAGACCATCACTTCTATGTCATTGACTACTGTCAGGATGCAGCTCACGCCCTGATTGAGGACAGATGTCAAATTTTAGCCTGGATAGAGCAGGCTAAAAAATTCAGATTACAAAACATTTAA
- a CDS encoding amidohydrolase, protein MSTLKLSVLQQPLVWMDGAANLRFFDGLLADIHRRDLIVLPEMFTSGFAMEAAERSLPQPEVVAWLREKARAADAMIAGSAAIRTEHGAVNRFFLVEPAGTVHHYDKRHLFRMAGEHQHYLAGSRREIVTWRGWRILPQVCYDLRFPVFSRNQNDYDLALYVANWPAARALHWQVLLQARAIENQAYIAGCNRVGSDGNGHQYSGDSRIISPQGEMLAAGEAHQPARLDADLSLDALRDYRTRFPAWRDADRFSLPE, encoded by the coding sequence GTGTCAACTTTAAAACTGAGCGTATTACAGCAGCCGCTGGTATGGATGGACGGCGCGGCGAATCTGCGCTTTTTCGACGGGCTGCTGGCGGATATCCACCGGCGTGACCTGATCGTGCTGCCGGAGATGTTTACCAGCGGTTTTGCGATGGAAGCCGCTGAACGTTCGCTGCCACAGCCAGAGGTGGTTGCCTGGTTACGGGAAAAGGCACGGGCGGCGGATGCCATGATCGCCGGCAGCGCGGCCATCCGCACAGAACACGGCGCGGTGAACCGTTTCTTTCTGGTGGAGCCTGCGGGTACTGTGCATCACTACGACAAGCGCCACCTGTTCCGCATGGCGGGTGAGCATCAGCACTATCTGGCGGGCAGCCGCCGTGAGATCGTCACCTGGCGCGGCTGGCGAATTTTACCCCAGGTGTGTTACGACCTGCGCTTTCCGGTGTTCTCGCGTAATCAGAATGACTACGACTTAGCGCTGTACGTGGCCAACTGGCCGGCCGCACGCGCGCTGCACTGGCAGGTATTGTTGCAGGCGCGGGCGATTGAGAACCAGGCGTACATCGCCGGATGCAACCGCGTCGGCAGCGACGGTAACGGGCATCAGTACAGCGGCGACAGCCGCATTATCAGCCCACAGGGTGAGATGCTGGCGGCCGGAGAAGCCCATCAGCCCGCGCGCCTCGACGCCGACCTCTCGCTGGACGCGTTGCGCGACTACCGCACGCGCTTCCCGGCATGGCGCGATGCCGACCGCTTTAGCCTGCCGGAGTAA
- a CDS encoding pyridoxal phosphate-dependent aminotransferase yields the protein MSQTSFTPESKLPALGTTIFSQMSALAQQHNAINLSQGFPDFDGPHYLQQRLAHHVGQGANQYAPMTGVPALREAIAKKTAELYGYKPDANSEITVTAGATEALFAAITALVRAGDEVICFDPSYDSYAPAVTLAGGVLKRIALQPPAFRVDWQAFKALLSPRTRLVILNTPHNPSATVWQQSDFNALWQAIADQQIYVLSDEVYEHICFDANGHASVLAHQQLRQRAVAVSSFGKTFHMTGWKVGYCVAPAAISSEVRKVHQYLTFSVNTPAQLAIADMLEQEPAHYRQLPEFYRARRDRFVQALARSRFKLLPCEGTYFLLADYSAISSLDDVAFCQWLTKEAGVAAIPLSVFCADAFPHKLIRLCFAKREATLDAAAERLCQL from the coding sequence ATGAGCCAGACGTCGTTCACCCCAGAGAGCAAACTGCCCGCGCTGGGAACCACTATTTTCAGCCAGATGAGCGCGCTCGCGCAGCAGCATAACGCCATTAACCTGTCGCAGGGCTTTCCGGACTTTGACGGCCCGCACTACCTGCAACAGCGTCTGGCGCATCATGTTGGCCAGGGGGCTAACCAGTACGCGCCGATGACCGGCGTGCCCGCTCTGCGTGAAGCCATAGCGAAAAAAACCGCCGAACTGTATGGCTATAAGCCGGATGCCAACAGCGAGATCACCGTGACCGCCGGGGCAACCGAAGCGCTGTTCGCCGCCATTACCGCGCTGGTTCGCGCGGGCGACGAGGTGATCTGTTTTGACCCGAGCTACGACAGCTATGCGCCAGCCGTGACGCTGGCAGGCGGCGTGCTGAAGCGCATCGCGTTGCAACCGCCGGCATTCCGCGTCGACTGGCAGGCCTTTAAGGCGCTGCTGTCACCGCGCACCCGGCTGGTTATCCTCAATACGCCGCACAATCCTTCGGCCACCGTCTGGCAGCAGAGCGATTTTAACGCCCTGTGGCAGGCGATTGCCGACCAGCAGATCTACGTGCTTAGCGACGAAGTGTATGAACATATCTGCTTTGACGCCAACGGCCACGCCAGCGTACTGGCGCATCAACAGCTGCGCCAGCGCGCTGTCGCCGTTTCCTCTTTCGGCAAAACCTTTCATATGACCGGCTGGAAAGTGGGTTACTGCGTGGCGCCTGCCGCGATAAGCAGCGAAGTGCGTAAGGTGCATCAATACCTGACCTTTTCGGTGAATACCCCGGCACAGCTGGCGATTGCCGATATGCTGGAGCAGGAACCGGCGCACTACCGCCAACTGCCGGAATTCTACCGCGCGCGCCGTGACCGCTTCGTGCAGGCGCTGGCGCGCAGCCGTTTCAAGCTGCTGCCCTGTGAAGGCACCTATTTCCTGTTGGCGGACTACAGCGCCATCTCCAGCCTGGACGACGTGGCGTTCTGCCAGTGGCTGACGAAAGAAGCCGGCGTGGCGGCCATTCCGCTGTCGGTCTTCTGCGCTGACGCCTTCCCGCATAAACTTATCCGCCTGTGCTTCGCCAAACGGGAAGCCACGCTGGATGCCGCCGCGGAGCGCCTGTGTCAACTTTAA
- a CDS encoding methylthioribulose 1-phosphate dehydratase: MTQCAQLDQLVAACHWIGERGWAPATGGNMSLRQDEQTCLLSTSGKDKGSLTPDDFIQVEIATHRVPSGRKPSAETGLHTLIYRLFPDAGAVLHTHTVNSTVLSRVEQGAALVLQGYEMQKTLSGQHSHLDRVAIALFDNDQDIDALARRIERFAAAQPLRYGFLLRGHGLTCWGKDVNEARRHLEGLEFLFQCELQRRLLEKL; encoded by the coding sequence ATGACGCAATGCGCACAGCTAGATCAATTGGTTGCCGCCTGTCACTGGATTGGTGAACGCGGCTGGGCCCCGGCGACCGGCGGCAATATGTCGCTGCGCCAGGATGAGCAAACCTGCCTGCTAAGCACCTCCGGCAAAGACAAAGGCAGCCTGACGCCCGATGACTTTATTCAGGTGGAGATTGCCACTCATCGCGTGCCGTCCGGTCGTAAACCCTCGGCGGAAACCGGCCTGCATACCTTAATCTATCGTCTGTTCCCTGACGCCGGAGCGGTGCTGCATACCCATACGGTGAACTCGACCGTGCTGTCGCGGGTAGAGCAGGGCGCGGCGCTGGTTCTACAGGGTTACGAAATGCAGAAGACGCTGTCCGGGCAACATTCGCACCTTGACCGCGTAGCCATAGCCCTGTTCGATAACGACCAGGATATTGACGCGCTGGCACGGCGTATTGAGCGGTTTGCCGCCGCACAGCCACTGCGCTACGGCTTTCTGCTGCGCGGTCACGGGCTGACCTGCTGGGGCAAAGACGTGAATGAAGCACGCCGCCACCTTGAAGGGCTGGAGTTTCTGTTCCAGTGTGAATTACAACGCCGTCTGTTGGAGAAACTATGA
- the uraH gene encoding hydroxyisourate hydrolase, producing the protein MSTISTHILDTALGKPAAGVAIRLEQKNADDWLPLAQGVTNADGRLGDLTPQALAAGHYRLTAAIGDYFAAGGRDALYVTAQIDFAIAAHGGHYHLPFLISPWSWSTYRGS; encoded by the coding sequence GTGAGCACCATCAGTACGCATATTCTTGATACCGCGCTGGGAAAACCGGCCGCCGGGGTCGCCATCCGGCTTGAGCAGAAGAACGCTGACGACTGGCTGCCGCTGGCACAGGGCGTGACCAACGCCGACGGCCGTCTGGGCGATCTGACGCCGCAGGCGCTGGCCGCCGGGCACTACCGTCTGACGGCGGCGATTGGCGATTACTTTGCCGCCGGAGGGCGTGATGCACTGTATGTCACGGCGCAAATTGATTTCGCTATCGCGGCACACGGCGGCCATTACCACTTACCTTTTTTGATCTCCCCCTGGTCCTGGTCAACCTACCGCGGCAGCTGA
- a CDS encoding nucleobase:cation symporter-2 family protein, which produces MSVRPEDTRYPAGKAFAWGLQHVLTMYGGIIAPPLIIGAAAGLNASQLGMLVTAALFVSGCATLLQALGLPGFGARLPLVQGVSFAGVATMVTLVTGGGGLPVVFGAIIASSLIGLLIAPLFAHIIRFFPPLVTGTVIAVIGLSLMPVAARWAMGGSPQLPGWGSPHHIGLAALTLALVLLFNRVGSAAIKRLAVLLAMAVGTVIALFTGQADFSAVAQGQWLALPGMLNFGMPVFDVAAIVSMTLIVLVLLTETTAGLLAVSDIIGSEVDGKRITRGLRADMLTSALAPLFNSFPQSAFAQNIGLVAMTGVKSRFVVAAGGVILVLLGFFPLLGRVVAAIPMPVLGGAGVVLFGTVAASGIRTLAKVDYKDNMNLVIVATSIAFGMIPIVMPSFYDQFPGWVRTIFHSGISAACLVSVTLNLLFNRVKAPHAEKVITPAG; this is translated from the coding sequence ATGAGCGTCAGGCCAGAAGATACGCGTTATCCGGCAGGCAAAGCTTTTGCCTGGGGTTTGCAACATGTACTGACTATGTACGGCGGCATTATTGCCCCGCCGTTGATTATTGGCGCCGCCGCCGGGCTGAATGCCAGCCAGCTGGGCATGCTGGTGACCGCCGCGCTGTTTGTCAGCGGCTGCGCCACGCTGCTCCAGGCGCTGGGCCTGCCGGGATTCGGTGCGCGCCTGCCGCTGGTGCAGGGCGTCTCTTTTGCCGGTGTGGCCACCATGGTCACGCTGGTGACCGGCGGCGGCGGTTTGCCGGTGGTGTTTGGCGCGATTATCGCCTCGTCGCTGATCGGCCTGCTGATCGCGCCGCTGTTTGCCCATATTATTCGCTTCTTCCCGCCGCTGGTGACCGGCACGGTGATCGCCGTGATCGGCCTGTCGCTGATGCCGGTCGCGGCACGCTGGGCGATGGGGGGCAGCCCGCAGTTACCCGGCTGGGGATCGCCTCATCATATTGGCCTGGCGGCGCTGACGCTGGCGCTGGTGCTGCTATTTAACCGCGTGGGCAGTGCGGCAATTAAACGGCTGGCAGTACTGCTGGCGATGGCGGTAGGAACGGTGATTGCGCTGTTCACCGGCCAGGCCGACTTTAGTGCGGTGGCACAGGGGCAATGGCTGGCGCTGCCGGGCATGCTGAACTTTGGCATGCCGGTATTTGACGTGGCGGCGATTGTGTCGATGACGCTGATCGTACTGGTGCTGCTGACGGAAACCACCGCAGGCCTGCTCGCCGTTAGCGACATTATTGGCAGCGAGGTGGACGGCAAGCGCATTACCCGTGGGCTGCGTGCCGATATGTTGACCAGCGCGCTGGCCCCGTTGTTTAACTCCTTCCCGCAGAGTGCGTTTGCCCAGAATATCGGGCTGGTGGCGATGACCGGGGTAAAAAGCCGTTTTGTCGTGGCGGCGGGGGGCGTGATCCTGGTGCTGCTCGGCTTTTTCCCGCTACTCGGACGCGTGGTGGCCGCAATCCCGATGCCGGTGCTCGGCGGGGCTGGCGTGGTGCTGTTTGGCACCGTGGCGGCCAGCGGTATCCGCACGCTGGCGAAGGTCGACTATAAGGACAATATGAATCTGGTGATTGTCGCCACGTCGATTGCTTTCGGCATGATCCCGATCGTGATGCCGTCGTTCTACGATCAGTTCCCCGGCTGGGTTCGCACCATCTTCCATTCCGGTATCAGCGCGGCCTGCCTGGTGTCGGTGACGCTGAACCTGCTGTTTAATCGGGTAAAAGCCCCGCATGCCGAAAAGGTGATTACTCCGGCAGGCTAA